One genomic segment of Acidiphilium acidophilum includes these proteins:
- a CDS encoding recombinase family protein, with protein MLIGYMRVSTDNDRQVLDLQRDALLGAGVDERHLFEDRAGGSRRDRPGLAAALAYLKSGDCLVVWKLDRLGRSLPHLLETVNSLRARGVGFRSLTEQMDTTTPQGEFLFHVFGALAQFERSLIQERVQAGLAAARRRGRRGGRPMAIDAEKLAAVIAALDAGATKASVCRTFGISRSTLVDSLARIGWSPALNRQEGGTSGSSTDIDRGTDRTAVRPAD; from the coding sequence ATGCTGATCGGCTACATGCGCGTCTCGACCGACAATGACCGACAGGTGCTCGACCTGCAACGCGACGCCCTGCTCGGAGCCGGGGTCGATGAGCGGCATCTGTTCGAGGATCGTGCCGGGGGCAGCCGGCGCGACCGGCCGGGCCTCGCTGCGGCACTGGCCTATCTGAAATCCGGCGATTGCCTCGTGGTCTGGAAGCTGGACCGGCTCGGCCGGTCGCTGCCGCATCTTCTGGAGACGGTGAACAGCCTTAGGGCGCGTGGCGTCGGCTTCCGGTCGCTGACCGAGCAGATGGACACCACGACGCCGCAGGGGGAATTCCTGTTTCATGTCTTTGGCGCTCTGGCGCAGTTCGAGCGTTCGCTGATCCAGGAGCGTGTGCAGGCAGGTCTGGCGGCCGCCCGTCGGCGGGGCAGGCGTGGTGGCCGACCGATGGCGATCGATGCCGAGAAGCTGGCGGCGGTGATCGCGGCGCTGGACGCTGGTGCCACGAAAGCGTCGGTCTGCCGCACTTTCGGCATTTCGCGGAGTACGCTGGTCGACTCTCTGGCACGGATCGGCTGGTCTCCTGCCCTCAACAGGCAGGAGGGAGGGACCAGTGGGTCATCGACGGATATTGACCGGGGAACAGATCGCACAGCTGTTCGACCCGCTGACTGA